Part of the Streptomyces sp. RFCAC02 genome is shown below.
GGCCCGTGATCGCCGAAGAGTCTCCATGTCGTCCTTCCTCCTGCCGGCCATCCGATGGACGACCGACGCGATGGCCTTCTCGGCCAGTACTGAACAGGTCGTCCAGAAGTTATCACGCAGTACGGTTACCGAGGTGAGTGTCCGGAAGCTCGGGTAGGGTTGCCGGCCGTGGAGATGTCCGAGGAAGGCAGTGTCGACCCGCGGGTCCAGCGCACCCGCCGCGACGTCATCGACGCCACGACGGCCCTGTTCAGGGCCGAGGGCTGGGCGGCGGTGACCCACGCCGAGGTCGCCCGCCGCGCGGGGTACTCCAAGGCCACCGTCTACGCGCACTGGCCGACCCGCCTCGACCTCATCCGCGCGTCGGTCGGGCAGATCTGCGGCACGACCGAGCACGCGCCGCCCACCGGCGACCTGCGGGCCGACCTGATCCGGGAGTTGCTCGACTTCGCCGGGGACCTGTCGCGGGGGCACCTGACCCGGGTGATCGGCGGCGTCTTCGAACGCGCCGGGAGCGATCCCGCCGTGGACGAGATGCGCCAGCAGCTCTACGCCGAGGGGGCGCGTTCCCTGGCGGCGATCCTCGCCGCCCACCTGCCTGCGGAGTCGGTCGAGCCCTGCGTGGCGCTGCTGACCGGCGGCGTGCTCGTCCGGGTCGCCCTGCAGGCCGCGCCGGCGACCGAGGAGTTCGTCGAGGACCTGGTCGACAGGGTCCTCGCCTCGTCGCAGGGGTGACCGGGGCGGGCCACGTCACCCTCGTGAGCACCCCTTTCCACCGTCGAACACACTCCCGGGGCACGCCATCGCCCATCGCCGGCGCACCCCGCCGACCTGCACGGACACCGCGCGCGGCGGGGCCACGCAACCGGTCCTGACCCTCACCTGTGCGGTCCCCGGCCGTCTCCCCCCGGTAGCTTCGGAATTTACCGACCATCCGGTACGCGCCCGACCGCCGGATCCGTCGGGCCGATCCCCTCCACCCGCTTGCGAGGCCCTGTGACGTCGTCATACAGAGGACTCGGCGACCTGTTCGCACACTGGTACGGCGAGTTCTTCGCCACCACCCGGACCCACGCCCACCTGGAGGCCACGTCACGGGACGGAATCCTCGTGACGGCGGCCGAGGAGCTGGCCGCCGCGCTGCGCGAGGGGTCCGTCGACCCGGCCGCCCCCGACAACTTCGCCCACCAGCTCCCGGTCCCGTCGAAGGCCGCGCTGCTCGGCCTCCTCATGGGCGCGATGTACCAGCAGAACCAGGCGTCCCGCGAGTCGTCGCCCGTGACCTCCCGCCTGGAGGACGAGGTGATCCGGTCGTACGCAGCCATGCTCGGGCTGGGCGACGACGCCTGGGGCTACTTCTGCTCGGGCGGGACCTCGGCCTCCCTCCACGCCCTGTGGACCCTCACGGGACGGGCCGCCGAGCCCGCCGTCGACCTGATCTGCTCCCACACCACCCACATCAGCTTCGACCGCATCGGCGAGGTGCTGAAGGCCGTGCGCCTGCACCGCGTGGAGTGCGACGCGCACGACCGCGCCGACACGGACGCCGTCGCCCGCGCCGTCGCCCGGTCCCGGGAGCACGGCCGGCTCCCGATCGTCGTGGCCACCTGCGGGACGACGGGCGCGGGCCAGATCGACCCCGTCGCCGACCTCGTCGAACTGCGCAGGACGGAGCCGTTCCTCCTCCACGCGGACGCCGCGTGGGGCGGCTTCCTGTCCGCGCTGACCCCGACCCCGCTGCTGGGACGCCACCGGCGCGACGTGGCGGCGCTCGCCCACGTCGACTCCATCGCCGTCGATCCGCACAAGATGGCGTCCATGCCGGTGGGCTGCGGCGTCGTCCTCTTCCGCGACCCGGCCCTCAAGGCCCTCGTCCGCCGGGGCAGCCCCTACGTGTTCGCCGAAGAAGCGGGTCCGCACCACGGCCAGTTCTCCCTGACGATGTCGCGCAACGGCATGTTCGCGGCCGCCCACTGGCTGCAGAACCAGGTGTCCCCGCTGACGGCCGACGGCGTCGGCGCGGACGTGGCGCGGATCCTCGCGGCGACCCGGGTCCTCGCGGACGAGATGGAGCGGGCCGGCTTCCGCGTGCTCTTCGAACCGGCCGTCGGGATCGTCGTCTGCGTGGCGCCGCGCGGCACGTTCCGCGCGACCAGTGAGGTGACGAGGCGCGTCGGGGCCGACTGCCTCCGGCACGACCGGCGGCCGGCCGGCGACCTGCCCGTGCTCAGCACGTACCGCGTCACCACCGAGGCGGTGCTCGACCGCGTCGAGCGGCAGACCGGCCTCCTGCGCGACGGGGCCGAGCTGCTCGCGTTCCGCCTGGTCATCGCCAGCCCGCCGCTCCCCGGCTTCCGGACGCACGCGACGTCCGCGGCCCGCGCCCTCGCGCGGCACTGCGCCGCCACCTCCTGAGGGAACGTGCCGTGCCCGACGTACGACCGTGCCACGGCATCGAGCTGCTCGGGGACATCCTGGCGGGCGCCTTCCGTGCGACGGATCCGGTGATCGCCCGGAAGTTCCCGCCCGGCATGCCCGAGCGGGAACGCCGTCTGCGCGGGTTCCTCGACACCTGGGTCGCGTTCATGCTCGGACGCGGCGGGAGCTCCATCGTCACCGGTGACCACAACGGCGCCATGGTCCGGGAGCCCGCCCGGCGCGGGACACCGAGCGGTTCCTCGACGACCTCGCCGCGGCGACGGGGCCGGCGGCCGGGCGCTGCCGCCGACTGATCGAGACCATGGACGGCCACCACCCGGCGGACCTCCCGCCCCACCTCCACGCGGCGCTCGCCGCCGTCCGGCCCGACGCGCGCACCGGCGGCCACGGCGTCCACTGCGAGGCGTCCTCCCCGAGGGCCGCGTCCCGGTGGCGGCGGGTCGGGTTCAGGGACATCGGCCGGCCGATCCCGCTGCCCGGCACGGCGGCCGCCCTCGTACCCCGGTATCTCGACGCCGACGCGGTCACCGGCTACCTGCGCCGCACCCGCCCGGCGTCCTGACCCGCTTCCTCAGCGCGCACCGCCGGCCACCGGTGCCGGTGCCGGACGGTCCCCGGGCGCGCCGGCGACCGGTCCGTGCGGCGAGCGTTCCGGCAGCCGCCACGTCAGCAGCACGGGGACGGCGAACACCGCGATCAGCACGGCGAGCGTCGTCGTCAGCCCCCGCGCGTCCGCGAGCCGCCCGAACAGCGGCGAGCACAGTCCGCCGGCCGCCATCGCGAGGCCGAGCGTCAGGCCGCTGGCCGTGCCGGGGCGGTTCGGCAGGTAGTCCTGCGCCAGCGTCACGTGCGCCGAGTACGGCACGAACAGCGCCAGCCCGAACAGCGTCGCCGACACCACGAGCACGGGGTACACCGGCGCGAACACGACGCCGCACAGCGCCGGGAGCGCCGCCGCGTAACCGGCGCGCAGGGCCGTCAGCCGGCCGAAGCGGTCGCCGAGCCAGCCGCCGAGCAGCGTGCCGACCGCACCGGCCGCCGTGCAGCAGGTGAGGGTCGCGGCCCCGGCGGCGGCCGACTGGCCGAGGTCCCGCTGCGCGTGCAGCGACACGAGCGAGGTCACCGTCACGTAGGGGATGGACCAGCCGATGATGACCGCGACCAGGCGGGCGAACGACCGCCAGTCGTCCGTCAGTCCGCTCCCGGCGGCCCCGGGTGCCGCGTCCGCCCGGCGGGCCGGCGCGGCCGGGATCCGTCCGCGCCACAACCACACCAGGAGCATGACGGCGGCGGGTACGGCGAGCAGCCGGCCGCCGGAGAAGCCGAGCGCCCCGATGGTGAGGGTGACGAGCGGCGGGGCGAGCGCGCCGCCGACCGTACCGCCGACGGAGAAGACGCTCATCGCCTTCTGCGACGAGCCGCCGGCGACGCGGGCCTGACTGGTGGCGGGCGGGTGGTAGGCAGCGATGCCGAGGCCGGCGAGGGCGACGCACAGCCAGGTGATGAGGTAGTTCGGCGCGGACGCGGCGGCGACGACGCCCGCCGCCGCCACGCAGAAGCCGGCCGGTACGAGCCAGGCGCGCGTACGGCGGTCGGTGAGCACGCCGAACAGCGGCTGCGACAGGCTGGACACGCCGCTCGCGGCGAACGCCAGGCCGGACACGGCGGTGTAGCTGTAGCCGCGTTCGTCCATCAGGAACGGCAGCATCGCCGGGATCGCCGCCTGGTACAGGTCGTTGACCGCATGCGTGGCCGAGAGGAGGGCGAGGCGGCCCTTCCGCACGGTCGGCGCCGGCGGCGCGGGGGTGGTCATGGGGGTTCCTCCGGTTCATGGGGGTGTCGGCGGTGGGTGCGGGCCGCGCGGCCCGCACCCACCGCTCAGGTCCTCTGAGGAGTCGCGGTGGACGCCGGCCGCGTACGCCGTCGGCGAGCGGGTCAGCCGGTGACGGCCGGGCGGCGGGCGCGTACGCTCCACCGGCCGTCGGCGCGTTCCAGCCGCACCGGGTGGTCGAAGCAGGCGCTCACCAGGTCGCCGGTCAGGACGCCGTCCACGGGACCGGCCGCGAGGACCCGGCCGGCACGCAGCAGCAGCGCGTGCGTCGTACCGGTCGGCAGCTCCTCCAGGTGGTGCGTGACCAGCACGGACGCCAGGGCCGGGTGGGCGGTCCGCAGGGCGTCGAGCCGTTCGACGAGCTGTTCGCGGCCCGCGACGTCCAGGCCGGTGGCCGGCTCGTCCAGCAGCAGCAGGCGGGGGTCCGGCATGAGCGCACGGGCGATGAGCGCCCGGCCCCGCTCCCCCTGCGACAGGGTCGGCCAGCGCGCCTCCCGGCGGTGGCCGAGACCCATGAGGTCGGTGAGCCGCTCGGCGTCCGCCACCTGCTCGGGCGTCGGGCGCCAACGGGGCACCGGCTCCACCGAGTTGGTGAGGCCCGTCAGGACGACGTCCCGCACGGTCAGCGGCGACCGCAGCGGGTGCCGGGGGTTGACGTGCCCGACGTACGAGCGCAGCGCGCGCAGGTCGACGCGGCCCAGCTCCTCCCCGAGCACCCGCACGGTGCCGCGCGTCGGGTGGGTGAGGGCGCCGAGGAGGCCGAGGAGGGTGCTCTTGCCCGCGCCGTTGGCGCCCAGCAGCGCCCAGTGCTCGCCGGGCCGCACGGTCAGCGAGACGCGGTGCAGGAGGGTGGCGCCGTCGCGGACGAGGTCGGCGTCGCGGACGTCGAGGACCGCCGCGGGCGTCATGCCCGTGCCCCGCGGGCGCGGTCGACGGCGGACAGCACGGCGCCGGCCGAGGCGGCGAGTTCGTCGTCGTCACGGCCCGCGCCCCAGGCCGTCACCCCGTCCACGCGGCACTGCGCGAACACGGTGACGGGCGCGTCGTGCCCCGCCTGCCGCCCGTCCGTGACGACCTCGACGGGCACACCGGCCCGCGTCAACGCGTCGGCCAGGGCGGACAGCGGCCCGTCACCGGTGCCACGGCAGGGCCGGTCGGTGCCGTCGATGTGCAGCGTGCCGGTGAGTTCGTACGACCGCCCGTCGCGTACGGTCCACGCGGCGCGCAGCCGTACCGCCCCTTCCGTACCCGGCACGAGATACGTCTCGCGGAACAGCCGCCACAGGTCGCGGGTCGTCAGCTCACGCCCGGTGTCGTCGGTCACCGCCTGCACGGCGCGCGAGAAGTCGGGCCGCATCGCCTGCGGCAGGTCCACGCCGTGGTGCGTCCGCAGCAGGTGCGCGACACCACCCTTCCCGGACTGCGAGTTGAGGCGGATCACGGCCTCGTAGCTGCGGCCCAGGTCGGCGGGGTCCACCGGCAGGTACGGCACCGCCCACGGCGCCTCGCGCGGCGGGACGCCCAGGTCGGCGGCCGTCTTGACGTGGTGCTCCATGCCCTTGGCGATGGCGTCCTGGTGGGTGCCGGAGAACGCGGTGTGCACGAGGTCGCCGCCGTACGGGTGACGGGGGTGGACGGGCAGGCGGTTGCACTCCTCCACGACCTCGCGCACGGCGTCGAGACCGGAGAAGTCGATCATCGGGTCGACGCCCTGCGCGAACAGGTTCAGGGCCAGCGTCACGAGATCGACGTTGCCGGTGCGCTCGCCGTTCCCGAACAGGCAGCCCTCCACGCGCTGCGCCCCGGCCAGCACGGCGAGTTCGGCGCACGCCACGCCCGTGCCGCGGTCGTTGTGCGGGTGGACGGACAGGATCACGCTGTCGCGCCGCGCCAGGTGCCGGTGCATGTACTCGATCTGGTCCGCGTACACGTTCGGCGTCGCGACCTCGACGGTGGCGGGCAGATTGTGGACGACGGGCCGGTCGGGGCTCGCGTCCCACAGCTCGGTCAGGCTGTCGCACAGCTCGAGCACGAAGTCGGGCTCCGTCAGGTTGAACACCTCGGGCGAGAACTCGAACCGCGTCTCCCCGCCGCCGGGCCGCCCGTCGGCGCACCGCGCGAGGTGGGCGGCGGCCCGCCGGACCAGCGCGTGCGTCTCGGCGCGCGAGCGGCGCAGCACGACGTCGCGCCAGACGGGCGCGGTCGGCGTGTACAGGTGGATCAGGACGCGCGGCAGGCCCTCGACGGCGGCGACGGTCGTCTCGATCAGGTCGTCGCGCGCCGGGGTGAACACGGAGATCGTCATGTCGTCCGGCACGACGCCGCTCCGCGCCAGGTGCCGCACGAAGTCGAAGTCCGTCCGGCTCGCGGAGGGGTAGCCGACCTCGATCTCCTTGAAGCCGAGCCGGCACAGCAGGTCGAACATGCGGCGCTTGCGGGGCGTGTCCATGGGTTCGGCGAGGGCCTGGTTGCCGTCGCGCAGGTCGACCGGCACCCACAGCGGCGCGCGCTCGATGCGCCGGGCGGGCCAGGCCCGTCCGGTCAGCGGCAGGGCGACGCGGTCGTGCACGGGCCGGTAGCGGTGGTACGGCATGCCGCTGGGTTGCTGCGGATTCCAGCGGGGTGCTTCGGCCGGGGAGGACGTCATGCGGGTCTCTTCTTCCTCTTGCCGGCGGGCCGGCGCTCTCACCGGTCCGCCCCTCGGGGTACGACCGGCGCAGCACCGAACCCCGCTGCGGGGGGCCGGTCGTTGTCAGGCCCCGCAGCGGCGGACGAGGAGAAGAAGCGCGTACGGCGTCACGCCGGGTACGGTAGACCCGGAACAACTCCTCAGACAAGCTGAGCGGTACGGAAGGGTGTGTGGCCCGTGTCACTGGGGGCGCTGCGGCCGTCGCCGCTGGTCGAGCAGGCGACGGACCGGCTGCGGCGGCAGATCACCGACGGCGAGTGGCCCGTCGGCACGAAGCTGCCCGGGGAGACGACGCTCGCGGCGACGCTGGGCGTGGGCCGCTCGACGGTCCGCGAGGCGCTGCGCGCGCTGGCGGGCGCGGGGCTGGTCCGGGCGCGGCAGGGCGCCGGTGTCTTCGTCATCGCGACGGAGCCGGCGGAGGACCTGCCGACGCGCCTGCGCCGCGCGGCCGTCACGGACGTGTACGAGGTGCGCGAGCTGTTGGAGGTGGAGGCGGCACGCCTCGCGGCACGCCGCCGCACCGACGACGACCTGGCGGCGCTGCGGGACGCCCTCGCGGGCCGGCGGGCTGCGGCGGCCGGCGACAACGCGGCGTTCGTGGACGCCGACATCGCCCTGCACGCGGCCGTCGTGGCGGCGGCGCGCAACCCGGTCCTGACCGGCCTGTTCGCGGAGTTCGCGCCGGCGCTGCGGGAGGGGCTGATCGACATGCTGGACCTGCTGGACCTGCGCCGGGACAACGCCAACCACGGCGACACGGAACACGCGGCCCTGGTCGACGCGATCGCGGCCGGCGACGCGGACCGGGCGGGCCACCTGCTGCGCGAGGACCTGCGCGCGACACTGACCCGCCTCCGGACGGGCGCCACGGCATGACGCCCCCGCCGACACCCGACGGCCTGATACGTTCCGCGGCCCGGAGCATCGCGAGCCGGGCACCGGTACCGGCACTCACATCGGTCGTGGAGCTGGTCGACGCGGACGAGACGGACCTGGCGCTCGACCACCTCGTCCATGTACTCGCCCAGATCCGTGTCCCGCTCCTGCGGGAGGAATACGATCGGATCATGTCGGCGGCAACCATGCTGGGCTGCCCCGAGACCGTGACCGAGGCGGGCCTGGACCGCCTCACCGACGGCTGACGCCCGCTCAGTCGCGCCAGCTCCCGCGCCAGTCGTAGCGCGGCGCGGTCGTCGCGTACTCGCGCAGCCGGACGATCACGCCGTCACGGAGTTCGGCGACACTTTGGGCCTCCACGACAACACAGTCATCGACGTGCGTTCGACGGAGAGTGGCGTCAGGCAATCGCTGCGATGTCACCATCGTCGAAGTAGATCGCCTGGTGCAGTTGTCCGCCGAGGGCGGCGGCGTAGCGGGTGAGTACTTCCTGGCCGGAGATGTGCCCCTGCTCAATCTGGGAAACACGCCCCTTGGTGACACCCATCCGCTCGGCCACTCGCTCCTGGGTGAGCTCGCGGGACTTGCGGATCTCCGCGAGACGGTGGCCGAGCATCTCAGCGAGAAGTTGCTCTTTGCCCTCCGCCACGGCCTCCTCGCCGCCCGCTCGGGCGACGTGCTCGGCGCGGACGTCCTGCCAGCGCGTGTATCCGGTCATCGTGCATCCTCCTCGTCCTCTTCGGCGCGAGATGTCAGGTGGGTGACGCAGCACCGTTCGGCGAGCGGAACGGCATCGCCGTACCCCGCAACTTCTCATGGCCCCCTGACGTGTACCAACCGAAGCCCGGATGTACCGGAGCACGGGCAGCAGTTCGAGGCGCGCGGCGGGAAGCGACATACGATCGATTCGCGTCGGCACCGACGAGCGGGGAGGGCCACATGTCCACTCGGTGGGGACTGATCATGGAGGAGAACGGGGGACCTTCCACCAACCGGCGCTGGGCCGTGACGGTGCTGGAGCATGTCACCGGCAGCCGGGAACAGGCCCTCGCGCGGCTGGAGGTGCTGGTCCGCGCCACACTCCCCGAACGCCCGACCAGGGCCGCGATGACGTCGCTGTACCGGACCGACGACGGGTTCCTGCTCATCACGGCGGGGTCATGGAACGACATGCCCCGCCGCTTCCGCGTCGCCGAACTGCTCTACAGCAGCGAGGAAGCGGCGGCCGAGGAGCGGGCGGTCCATGAAGCGGAACGGCAGCGGAAGCGGGCCGAGAAGGCGGCGAAGAGACGCGCCAAGCGCGGCTACTGATCCTGCCGTTCGGCGGGCCGCGCCGAGCGTTACGCTGCGCCCCCGCCGGGGAGTTGACCGCCCGGTGGTACATAGCGCAGCCGCCCGTTCGGGTCGGTCACCGGCCTGAACCCGGCGGCCTGCAGGATGGCGGCGTACTTGGCCTTGTAGTGACGGTTGACGGCTATGCCGACCGGGATGAGCAGCATCAGCACTGCCCAGATGGCGCCGGCGAGAACGAGGGCGTCAGTGCCCTCCCGCAGCCCGAAGCCGAGGGGCAGGACCAGCAGGAGAAGCGTGAAGCCGGAGATGAGGACCATCTGCGTCTCCGTGAGCCGCGCGGTGATGTCGAACGTGAGGCGGGCCTTGAGCAGTGCCACCGCCTCCGGCACGAGGGGCGGCAGCGCGCCCCCGTTGGCCGCGTCCGGGTACTGCGCACGGTTCAGCTCGGCCCGCGCACGCGCCTCCGGGCTGGGGTCGGGCACGATCAGCATGACGTAGCCGTTGCCCTGCGGACCGCCGCCCTGCCACACGTCCGCGTACTCGTACCCGAACTGCTCGGCGATGAAGGCGAGTCGGGTGAGCCTCGTCATCGTCGCGAAGGTGAGGTCGACCTTGACGGGTTCCCCGCTCTCCATCTGCCGCAGCATCTTCGACGCGTAGCGCATGCTTGTCCGGCCCCCGTTCCTCACCGCACGTCCGCAGACTTGCCGATCGCAGCAGCAACCAGCGGACGGATGTCGCCGCCAAGCGTAAGCCCGGCTTGAGCGGATCCCACCGCCGCATGGGCCGAATCAGCACCCGTGGTGGACGTGGCGGAACCACCGACGAGCCTCTGCGACCATGTAAGGGTGACGACGGGCAGACAGGATCACGGAACGGCAAAGCCACTCTGACACCGCAGGTCACGAAGGGTTCTCCCCGCGCGAGCGGGGGTGGTCCGGGTGAGGCTGGACACGACGAAGCGCCCCCGCCGTTCTCCCCGCGCGAGCGGGGGTGGTCCGCGGGCGACGTCGTGCCGGTCGAGTCGTCGCCCGTTCTCCCCGCGCGAGCGGGGGTGGTCCGCTCGGGCGCGCCCTCGGTGGTGCCACCACGGCGTTCTCCCCGCGCGAGCGGGGGTGGTCCGTTCGCGGCGTGCGACTCGATCGCGCGCTCCCAGTTCTCCCCGCGCGAGCGGGGGTGGTCCGGCTCCTACACTCGTCGCGGCCGGCGTCGACCCGTTCTCCCCGCGCGAGCGGGGGTGGTCCGACGGAGCTGACGCTCGGCGCGCAGGTGCATCGGTTCTCCCCGCGCGAGCGGGGGTGGTCCGTTCAGATCGGAGACCGAGTGCGTGTGGTCCACGTTCTCCCCGCGCGAGCGGGGGTGGTCCGCACTATGCCCATCTACGACCGGACCGCGCTGCGTTCTCCCCGCGCGAGCGGGGGTGGTCCGGTCATCAGGTCGCCGTCGAGGTCGTTGACGGTGTTCTCCCCGCGCGAGCGGGGGTGGTCCGGATCACGCGTCCACGTTGCAGATGGTGGGTGGGTTCTCCCCGCGCGAGCGGGGGTGGTCCGGATCACGCGTCCACGTTGCAGATGGTGGGTGGGTTCTCCCCGCGCGAGCGGGGGTGGTCCGGTACGACGCGCAGGTGTCCACGGCAACAGCCCGTTCTCCCCGCGCGAGCGGGGGTGGTCCGCGACTGGTTAAGGGCTCACGCGGGGCGTTCCGGTTCTCCCCGCGCGAGCGGGGGTGGTCCGGCGGGCCGGATCGTGTCGCCCGAGCGCGGCCGGTTCTTCCCGCGCGAGCGGGGGTGGTCCCTCATGGTCCCGTGCCCGCGTCCGCCTTGGGAGGCGGCGACGGGCACGGGGTGAGGGGATGGTGGTCAGGCGGATACCTCGTGCAGGATTGTTGCCAGTTCAGCCGGTTTGTCCAGCATCGGCCAGTGCCAGCCCGGCAGGT
Proteins encoded:
- a CDS encoding helix-turn-helix transcriptional regulator, producing the protein MTGYTRWQDVRAEHVARAGGEEAVAEGKEQLLAEMLGHRLAEIRKSRELTQERVAERMGVTKGRVSQIEQGHISGQEVLTRYAAALGGQLHQAIYFDDGDIAAIA
- a CDS encoding 2-isopropylmalate synthase, producing the protein MTSSPAEAPRWNPQQPSGMPYHRYRPVHDRVALPLTGRAWPARRIERAPLWVPVDLRDGNQALAEPMDTPRKRRMFDLLCRLGFKEIEVGYPSASRTDFDFVRHLARSGVVPDDMTISVFTPARDDLIETTVAAVEGLPRVLIHLYTPTAPVWRDVVLRRSRAETHALVRRAAAHLARCADGRPGGGETRFEFSPEVFNLTEPDFVLELCDSLTELWDASPDRPVVHNLPATVEVATPNVYADQIEYMHRHLARRDSVILSVHPHNDRGTGVACAELAVLAGAQRVEGCLFGNGERTGNVDLVTLALNLFAQGVDPMIDFSGLDAVREVVEECNRLPVHPRHPYGGDLVHTAFSGTHQDAIAKGMEHHVKTAADLGVPPREAPWAVPYLPVDPADLGRSYEAVIRLNSQSGKGGVAHLLRTHHGVDLPQAMRPDFSRAVQAVTDDTGRELTTRDLWRLFRETYLVPGTEGAVRLRAAWTVRDGRSYELTGTLHIDGTDRPCRGTGDGPLSALADALTRAGVPVEVVTDGRQAGHDAPVTVFAQCRVDGVTAWGAGRDDDELAASAGAVLSAVDRARGARA
- a CDS encoding MFS transporter, with product MTTPAPPAPTVRKGRLALLSATHAVNDLYQAAIPAMLPFLMDERGYSYTAVSGLAFAASGVSSLSQPLFGVLTDRRTRAWLVPAGFCVAAAGVVAAASAPNYLITWLCVALAGLGIAAYHPPATSQARVAGGSSQKAMSVFSVGGTVGGALAPPLVTLTIGALGFSGGRLLAVPAAVMLLVWLWRGRIPAAPARRADAAPGAAGSGLTDDWRSFARLVAVIIGWSIPYVTVTSLVSLHAQRDLGQSAAAGAATLTCCTAAGAVGTLLGGWLGDRFGRLTALRAGYAAALPALCGVVFAPVYPVLVVSATLFGLALFVPYSAHVTLAQDYLPNRPGTASGLTLGLAMAAGGLCSPLFGRLADARGLTTTLAVLIAVFAVPVLLTWRLPERSPHGPVAGAPGDRPAPAPVAGGAR
- a CDS encoding FCD domain-containing protein, giving the protein MSLGALRPSPLVEQATDRLRRQITDGEWPVGTKLPGETTLAATLGVGRSTVREALRALAGAGLVRARQGAGVFVIATEPAEDLPTRLRRAAVTDVYEVRELLEVEAARLAARRRTDDDLAALRDALAGRRAAAAGDNAAFVDADIALHAAVVAAARNPVLTGLFAEFAPALREGLIDMLDLLDLRRDNANHGDTEHAALVDAIAAGDADRAGHLLREDLRATLTRLRTGATA
- a CDS encoding pyridoxal-dependent decarboxylase; amino-acid sequence: MTSSYRGLGDLFAHWYGEFFATTRTHAHLEATSRDGILVTAAEELAAALREGSVDPAAPDNFAHQLPVPSKAALLGLLMGAMYQQNQASRESSPVTSRLEDEVIRSYAAMLGLGDDAWGYFCSGGTSASLHALWTLTGRAAEPAVDLICSHTTHISFDRIGEVLKAVRLHRVECDAHDRADTDAVARAVARSREHGRLPIVVATCGTTGAGQIDPVADLVELRRTEPFLLHADAAWGGFLSALTPTPLLGRHRRDVAALAHVDSIAVDPHKMASMPVGCGVVLFRDPALKALVRRGSPYVFAEEAGPHHGQFSLTMSRNGMFAAAHWLQNQVSPLTADGVGADVARILAATRVLADEMERAGFRVLFEPAVGIVVCVAPRGTFRATSEVTRRVGADCLRHDRRPAGDLPVLSTYRVTTEAVLDRVERQTGLLRDGAELLAFRLVIASPPLPGFRTHATSAARALARHCAATS
- a CDS encoding ATP-binding cassette domain-containing protein; its protein translation is MTPAAVLDVRDADLVRDGATLLHRVSLTVRPGEHWALLGANGAGKSTLLGLLGALTHPTRGTVRVLGEELGRVDLRALRSYVGHVNPRHPLRSPLTVRDVVLTGLTNSVEPVPRWRPTPEQVADAERLTDLMGLGHRREARWPTLSQGERGRALIARALMPDPRLLLLDEPATGLDVAGREQLVERLDALRTAHPALASVLVTHHLEELPTGTTHALLLRAGRVLAAGPVDGVLTGDLVSACFDHPVRLERADGRWSVRARRPAVTG
- a CDS encoding TetR/AcrR family transcriptional regulator, whose amino-acid sequence is MSEEGSVDPRVQRTRRDVIDATTALFRAEGWAAVTHAEVARRAGYSKATVYAHWPTRLDLIRASVGQICGTTEHAPPTGDLRADLIRELLDFAGDLSRGHLTRVIGGVFERAGSDPAVDEMRQQLYAEGARSLAAILAAHLPAESVEPCVALLTGGVLVRVALQAAPATEEFVEDLVDRVLASSQG